The region GAACACTCTTGGAGATACCCTTTTCTAGCTACAGGAGTATTATCTTTTTGTGCTTTCCTTGCTGTATTTTTCTTTGTAAAAGTACCTAAATTAGAAAATAAAAGAAAAACAATTACATTTAATGATCTGAAACTACTCTTTACAAATAAAAAATTTATACTTATATCAATTGCTGCAATGTTATATTTCTATGGTTTTATTGTTATCTTGGCATATTCTCCTTTAGTTGTTAGTTTAAATCCTTTAGAGATGGGCTTACTATTTTTTGGATGGGGTTTAGCTTTAGCCTATGGTTCAATTATTATAAGTACAAAGTTAGAAAAAATATTTGAAGTAAGAAATATAATACCTTTTTCTATTGCTCTTTTTGCTATTGTGCTTTTGATTATAATGCAAATAGAAACAAAGTCATTAATGAGTATGTTAATTATTCTATCTGGCTTATTATCTGGTGTTAATAACTCTTTATTAACCTCTTATGTTATGGAAGTAGATTTTGAAAAAAATATTATATCAGGTGGATTTAACTTTTTAAGATGGATGGGTGCTGCTACAGCTCCTGTACTTTCAGGATTTATAGCAGGTGTTTTTAATGATATGCATTTACCATTTTTATTTGCCGCTATATTTTCATTAATTTCATTTGGTTTATTATTTAATTTAAGTAGAGCAAAGTAGAGATATCTCTACTTTGTTATGATAATCTTTGTTTTAAAAGTTCATTTACTTTTTGTGGGTTTGCTGAACCTTTAGATGCTTTCATAGTTTGACCTACAAAAAATCCAATTAGTTTCTCTTTACCAGCTTTATATTCTACAACTTTATCTTCATTTGCTGCTAAAATTCCATCAATAATCTCTAATAATGCTCCATCATCAGATACTTGTTTTAATCCTAGTTTATCAATTGATGAATCTACATCTAAAGTTTCATTTTCAATTAAATAATCAAGAACCTCTTTAGCTGCTTTTCCAGATATTGTGTTATCTTCAATTCTTTTTACAATTGTAGCAAGAGTTTTTGCATCAATAAAAGAATCTTCAAGTCCTGAACCATCAAGTCTTCCTAGTAGTTCTACTGTTAGCCAAGTAACGCCATTTTTACCCGTAATTCCCTCTTTCATCATCTCATCAAAATAGTTTGCCATCTCAACAGAAGCTGTTATTACTGAAGCATCATACTCTTTAATTTTATACTCTTTTACAAATCTCTCTTTCTTCTCATCAGGAAGTTCTGGAATTTGAGTATATTTTTCCATCATCTCATCTGTAATAATTAAAGCTAAAAGGTCTGGGTCAGGGAAATATCTATAATCCGCAGCATCCTCTTTACCTCTCATAGATCTAGTTTCACCTGAATCTGGATCAAAAAGTCTTGTTTCTTGAACAATCTCTTTATCATGCACTCCATCTTCCCAAGCTTCGATATGTCTATTTACTTCATATTTTATTGCTTTTTCAATAAATTTAAATGAGTTCATATTTTTGATTTCACATCTAGTATAAAGGTTTGTATCACCTTTTGGTCTAATAGATACATTAACATCACATCTAAATGAACCCTCTTGCATATTTGCATCAGATATACCAAGGTATCTAACTATTGAATGAAGTTTTTTTAGATATAAAATCGCTTCATCTGCATTTCTCATATCTGGTTCTGAAACTATCTCTAAAAGTGGAGTCCCTGCACGGTTTAAATCTACATGAGAAACTGAACCTGCATGAATATTTTTACCTGCATCATTTTCTAAGTGTGCTCTTGTTACACCAATTTTTTTACTAGTTCCATCTTCAAAATCTATTACAAGTTCACCTAATCCTACAACAGGTACTTCAAATTGTGAAATTTGGTATCCATTTGGTAGGTCTGGATAAAAATAGTTTTTTCTATTAAATATAGATTTTTTATTAATTTGTGATTTAAGTGCAGTTCCTAACATAATCGCTTTATGTACTGCTTCTTTATTTAAAACTGGTAATGCTCCAGGTAAACCTAAACATGTTGGACATACATTTGTATTTGGTTCTTCTCCAAAACTTGTTGCACACGAACAAAAAAGTTTAGATTTGGTATTTAGTTGTACATGGACTTCAAGACCAATAATTACTTCAAACATCTATTTCCTTTATTATCTTACTATTCTTATATCTGCAGATAGTTTTAATTTTTCAAAATAATCTTTTAGAAATTTTTGTTCTCTATCTTGCATAATAATATTAAATATCCTATCTCTTACATTTTCAAAAGCGATAGTTTGTTCATTTTGTTTTTGTAGTATCATAAGTGTAACATACTGGTCACCAGCAGTAAATATAGGTGTAAATTGATTATTATTTGTTTCATTAATCATATATCTAAGCTGTGGATTTAAATTTCTTTGATCTAAATCTATAGGTGAACTATTTACATCAGGAAGCTTAATCATTGGGTTCTGCATTGCACTTTCAAGGCTTTTTCTATTTTTTGAGCTATATTGTACTGCTTTTACATTTGTAGCCATTTTAAACATATTTGCGTTGTTTTCATAATATATTTTAAGGTCTTCTTCTGTTGCAATTTTTAAGTTACCTCTTACAAGTTTCTCTGTAAGTTTTTGTTTTAAAATCAATTGTTTTGTTTGTTCTTCATAAGCATCATAATCTTTGTATTTTTGTTTAATAACTGATTTAAATTGGTATAAATCCATACCATTAGATGCAGCCAATTTTTCTAAATAATTGTTAACATCAAAAAGATCAACAGTGATATTATGTTCTTTTATTAATTGAGTAAAAAGTGCCTTATCTACTAATTGTGCTATTGCTTCTTCTCTTGGTATATTAAATTGAACTTTTACTTTTTCAACATCATATAATGTGATTGGTTCATCGTTTACAGTTAGGGCTATTCCATTTATTAACTCTGCAAATGATACAGAAGCAGCCATAAAAAGGGCAAGTATAATTTTTCTCATTTTAATCCTTTCTCATAAAGACAGATATTTTACCAAAAAAATGGTAAATATCTGTTTTATAAAAAAAAGATTAACAATTTTTTGCTTTTGTAACCTTATCAATTAAATAAAATATTGAGTTATAATCTAAATTTGAGTGCTCACTTAAACCAATCTCACAAGTTTTAGAAGTACTAAATGCATATTTAGCATTTTTTGTGTTATCTTTTAAAAATCTTAATGCAGAATCGTTAAGTTCTGGGAAGTTAAAACCTCTATCCCCTGCAAAACCACAACATTTTACATTATCAGGAACTATTACATTTGTTGAACACATATTTGCAAGTTCAATAAATTTTTCATGTAATCCCATTTTTCTTGAACTGCAAGTTGTGTGAATTGTAATAGCTTCATCAATTTTTTCAAAGTCTAATTGAGGGCTTAAGTAATCTAAAGCAAATTCAATTGGTTCATATAGTTTAATATCAGACTTAAAACTTTCAATCATTTTTTTAGTACATGGACTGGTATCACAAAGTACAGGATATTGACCAAAATTACTAATCTCATTTAACTCTTTTTCCAATTCATCAGATTTGATTTGTGCTTGTTCTTTAAACCCTTTTGATGAGAAAGGCATACCACAACATAGATTTTCAAGATTATTAGGAAAAAGTATTTGGAATCCTGCTTTTTTAAGAAGTTTTATTGTTATATCAAATAACTCTTCATCTACTGTCGTTTTTGCATTTCTTCCCATACTTCTGTTTATACAAGAAGGGAAATAAACAACTTTTTTATCTAATTGTTGTTGTTCAAAATTTGTATTAATATTAATAGATTTTGGAAGATATGGGCTCCATTTTGGTATTTTCCCATTTGACCAATCTCTAAATGTAGAAGTGATTGATTCCATACTTGAAGTTCCAAGTATTTTATGAACTAAATTAGCTCCACCCAATCCAACTCTCATACCTTTTAATGTAGTTGAATAATTATTTGCAATTTTTGATGCAATATTGTTTGCTGTATCACTTATTTGTTCAGCTCTTAAATATTTAGTTAAACTTCCTGTATCTATTTTTACAGGACATGCAGTTGAGCATAAAGAACAAGCTGCACAAGTTTCTAAACCATCATATTGATAAGCATCCATATACTCTTTTGCTTCTTCATTTTCCCCTATAGATTCTAGTCTTGATATCTCTCTATTTACCACAATTCTTTGTCTTGGTGTTAGTGTTATATCATTAGATGGGCAAGTTGGCTCACAAAAACCACACTCTATACATGTATCAACTAAATTATTTGTTGCTGGCATAGCTTTTAAATTTTTTATATGTGCTTCAGCATCATCATTTATAATTACCCCTGGATTTAGTAGGTTTTTGGGATCAAATAATTCTTTGATTCTTTTCATCATTGAATATGCAGTTTTACCCCACTCTACTTCAATGAATGCAGCCATGTTTCGCCCCGTACCATGCTCTGCTTTTAAACTACCTTCATATTTAACAGCAACTTGATTTACTACATCATTCATAAACGCATCGTATCTTTTTACTTCTTCTTCAGTTGAAAAGTCTTGTGTAAATACAAAGTGGAAATTTCCCTCTAAGGCGTGACCAAAAATCAATGCTTCATTATAATTATGTTTTTTAAATAGCTCTTGAAGTTCAAGTGTTGCTTGTGCAAGGCTTTCAATAGGATATGCTACATCTTCAATAATTACAGTAGTTCCAATATCTCTTACAGCTCCAACTGCTGGAAATAAACCTTTTCTTATTTTCCAGTACATAGTGTATTCTTTTACATCAGTTGTAAAATAGAAATCTCTAACTACTTTAAACTCTTCTAAAAGTTCTTCAATCTCTTTAATTTGTATTTTTAATGCTTCATTGCTTACTGCTCTAGTTTCAATTAATAGTGCAGTTACCTCTTCATCAAAATCTTTTATAAAATCTGGCATACTTGGGTCTTCTTCTATACTTCTAAGCCCTGCCCTATCCATAAGCTCAACCGCATCAACAACTATTGTCTTTGAATCCCTTGCAAGTTTTAATTTTGTAACTGCACTACATGCTTCTTTTACATCTTTAAAATAGATTAATGCGCTTGCTTTATCTTTTAAGTCTTCAACTGTTTTATAAGTAATCTCTTCAATAAAAGCAAGTGTCCCTTCACTTCCAATGATTAAGTGTTGTAAGATTTCAAACTCATCATCAAAATCTGTTAATGCATTTAATGAGTAACCACAAGTGTTTTTGATTTTGAATTTTTTTTCAATCTTTTCTTTTAATTCTTTATCATTTTTAGTTTCTGTTGCAATCTCTTTTAGTGCAGATAAAAACTCTTTATGTGTTTGTCTAAAACTCTCTTTACTCTTTTCATCTGAGGTATCAAGTTTTGTTCCATCTGCAAAAATTAATTTCATT is a window of Halarcobacter sp. DNA encoding:
- a CDS encoding FAD-binding and (Fe-S)-binding domain-containing protein; this translates as MLEGKYQDFYKQISKQIDTKKIFTDKLHTLAYGTDASFYRLIPKIVIKTDTSKEVEDILKLSNEMELSVTFRAAGTSLSGQAISDSILIVTSRNFRDFRVSEDKSLISLQPALTGQEANNILAPFSKKIGPDPASINAAMIGGIAANNASGMCCGISQNSYKTLDSMKLIFADGTKLDTSDEKSKESFRQTHKEFLSALKEIATETKNDKELKEKIEKKFKIKNTCGYSLNALTDFDDEFEILQHLIIGSEGTLAFIEEITYKTVEDLKDKASALIYFKDVKEACSAVTKLKLARDSKTIVVDAVELMDRAGLRSIEEDPSMPDFIKDFDEEVTALLIETRAVSNEALKIQIKEIEELLEEFKVVRDFYFTTDVKEYTMYWKIRKGLFPAVGAVRDIGTTVIIEDVAYPIESLAQATLELQELFKKHNYNEALIFGHALEGNFHFVFTQDFSTEEEVKRYDAFMNDVVNQVAVKYEGSLKAEHGTGRNMAAFIEVEWGKTAYSMMKRIKELFDPKNLLNPGVIINDDAEAHIKNLKAMPATNNLVDTCIECGFCEPTCPSNDITLTPRQRIVVNREISRLESIGENEEAKEYMDAYQYDGLETCAACSLCSTACPVKIDTGSLTKYLRAEQISDTANNIASKIANNYSTTLKGMRVGLGGANLVHKILGTSSMESITSTFRDWSNGKIPKWSPYLPKSININTNFEQQQLDKKVVYFPSCINRSMGRNAKTTVDEELFDITIKLLKKAGFQILFPNNLENLCCGMPFSSKGFKEQAQIKSDELEKELNEISNFGQYPVLCDTSPCTKKMIESFKSDIKLYEPIEFALDYLSPQLDFEKIDEAITIHTTCSSRKMGLHEKFIELANMCSTNVIVPDNVKCCGFAGDRGFNFPELNDSALRFLKDNTKNAKYAFSTSKTCEIGLSEHSNLDYNSIFYLIDKVTKAKNC
- a CDS encoding MFS transporter; the encoded protein is MMKTKKLGKNITVLAVFLAFMGMGVVDPILPDIALKLGANHWQVEMLFSAYILMMAFMMLPAGILAVKFGDKAIMVIGLGLVSFFASLCAFSNSIFDLSLFRAGWGFSNALFFATALIVLIALSKDYHKAVGLFEGAIGFGISAGPLLGGFLGEHSWRYPFLATGVLSFCAFLAVFFFVKVPKLENKRKTITFNDLKLLFTNKKFILISIAAMLYFYGFIVILAYSPLVVSLNPLEMGLLFFGWGLALAYGSIIISTKLEKIFEVRNIIPFSIALFAIVLLIIMQIETKSLMSMLIILSGLLSGVNNSLLTSYVMEVDFEKNIISGGFNFLRWMGAATAPVLSGFIAGVFNDMHLPFLFAAIFSLISFGLLFNLSRAK
- the gatB gene encoding Asp-tRNA(Asn)/Glu-tRNA(Gln) amidotransferase subunit GatB yields the protein MFEVIIGLEVHVQLNTKSKLFCSCATSFGEEPNTNVCPTCLGLPGALPVLNKEAVHKAIMLGTALKSQINKKSIFNRKNYFYPDLPNGYQISQFEVPVVGLGELVIDFEDGTSKKIGVTRAHLENDAGKNIHAGSVSHVDLNRAGTPLLEIVSEPDMRNADEAILYLKKLHSIVRYLGISDANMQEGSFRCDVNVSIRPKGDTNLYTRCEIKNMNSFKFIEKAIKYEVNRHIEAWEDGVHDKEIVQETRLFDPDSGETRSMRGKEDAADYRYFPDPDLLALIITDEMMEKYTQIPELPDEKKERFVKEYKIKEYDASVITASVEMANYFDEMMKEGITGKNGVTWLTVELLGRLDGSGLEDSFIDAKTLATIVKRIEDNTISGKAAKEVLDYLIENETLDVDSSIDKLGLKQVSDDGALLEIIDGILAANEDKVVEYKAGKEKLIGFFVGQTMKASKGSANPQKVNELLKQRLS
- a CDS encoding peptidyl-prolyl cis-trans isomerase — its product is MRKIILALFMAASVSFAELINGIALTVNDEPITLYDVEKVKVQFNIPREEAIAQLVDKALFTQLIKEHNITVDLFDVNNYLEKLAASNGMDLYQFKSVIKQKYKDYDAYEEQTKQLILKQKLTEKLVRGNLKIATEEDLKIYYENNANMFKMATNVKAVQYSSKNRKSLESAMQNPMIKLPDVNSSPIDLDQRNLNPQLRYMINETNNNQFTPIFTAGDQYVTLMILQKQNEQTIAFENVRDRIFNIIMQDREQKFLKDYFEKLKLSADIRIVR